The stretch of DNA CTAGGTCAGAGGGGTGCGATTCGTGCGCCAGCACACGACAGGACATTTCCGGAGTAGCGGTGGGCCGGCCTCCCGGTGTACCCCCAGATCTGATGCAGAAGAATTCAAGATACCCTACGGAGAGAAGAACTACACATTTGTTGCGCTCGAAAACACGGTCGCAACCAAGGGACCGATTTCGTGGAAGAAGGGGTCGCCAACCCATGCGCACCACAGCGGACATGCGATACTCACCGTGGCGGATGAGGACGAGAGTGTGCTTTGCTTGAGTCATTTTGATGAAACGCGGAGTGAAACGGAACGGTAGCATGTAAGATTCCTTCACACGATTTGGAGGAGAAAACCATGAAGTAGTAGAACTCAGCAGAgaaaggcggaggcgcaacCGACGGATCGGTGGTGTgctggcctccgccgccggaaATGTGTGGCGACGCAACACCTCACTACGAATGGGAACCcaggggggagaggcgctAGAGCACCGTCCGCAACCCACCTCGGTCATCTGCCCTCGCGCGTTGCATCTCGAAATTCAGGTCTTTCTTTGTGGGGGAGGTGGGTGCGAAAACAGCTGCTCTCCTCTTGGCAGGCGCATATAACCGCTGTAGTGGCTACGGCCTTCGGCTCTACAAATTTTACACCCCGTTTTGATAGGGGGAATGCAACCCCGGTAGACAGGAAGCCTGCTCTGGCGGTGTGCTGTTCGGGACCGACGTCTGGGTTCCGCTGCAGCGCTATTGTGTGCCCGGAAAGAGCGACAGGAATTAAACTTCCAAGAAATCGCAACCTAGTTCTTTGTTGCTAGTGGCGAGGAGATCTGGCACACGGAGCCATGTGCCTATATAACACTATGTCCATGTGCCAACACGCGCCGTCTGCGAACAGGCTTTGGCATGCGTGAACACGCCCCGCACTACCTCCGCGGACGTCACGTACCATCTGACCGCAAAAGCATTACTCGGCACGCCTACATATGGCTTAAGTGCTCTGCAAAGACCTCCAAGCTGAAGAGCAAAGTAAATCGTGTCAGATGTGCTAGAGCCGCCAACGGCGTCGTCTGACGGTTACTTGCTGCTTTACGCATCGAGGCCGCCAACCACAGGTGATAGCAGAAGCACCTACACAGCGTGCGCAACGAGCTCTAAAGCGGGTTTTCGATGCCAAACAGGAGTACCGTAGTTTTGGGTACCCGCTTCGGAAAGCCTATCCGGAGGCTTGGAGTTGCATCTGGACGCTCTGGTGCTGCAGGTGGTTCGCGTGCCTGTCTGCTCCTCCATATGGACTCGCTGACACACCCATCAAGCGCTTCCGTCTTTTCTTCTAACCACCGGCCGCCTACTATAAATGGTGCAATACAGAGCAGCGGCTACGGCAGACGTCACCAGCCGATGAATCCCACAGCTGGGAACGCGACACAGACCTCAACCGTGAGACACTTTTCCTTCGAAGTGCATCACTGTGGAACAAACAACGGGCAGCCAAGCTCAGGTGGGCTTCAAGGGCAGTTTCATATCCCTGTGTGGCAGCGGAacaaaacgaaaaaaaattACAGTACGCGTCGGCGTCACAAGGTTTGTCAAGAAACAGGAAAACCCATCGGCCCGTCCTCAAGTTAGGCATTCCCACTTCTTCTGAGACACTGACGTCGTCCCCACCTGCGCTGGCACACGGCACGCCTGCGCTGGAATGGAAAGTTGAGAAACGGTTGCCGACGTCGTAGACTCCCACCAATAGGGTGTGTCACCAGTAAGCTGGTCGGAATCCAAAGGTATGCAAGAGAACGAGGCTGACCGCAAGAGCAGGCAATGTACTGCTGTAAGCAGACACATGCGTCCCGGCTGCGGTGAACCATCCCTGGAACATTTCCGCTCCTTCTTTCGACATTTTTGCCATCGTGTCGAAGCCTAGACTGTTGGCGATAAGAACCTGCAGGGGGAAGCCTTGCACTAGGAAGACGTTTCCTTCATTATGCATATTGTCTTCTACGTTCTGCAATATCCTGAAGTTGCCGTCTCTTTCTTCATGACTCTTCAGACGCTGGGGATTCAGCATCTTGTAGAATCGTAGCATGGTTTCCGTTGCAACGGGGAGGGGCTGGCGCGCTACGTACCAGCGCACGTTCTCCTGGCAGTCGGGCATGGTTGTGCTACCGTCATACGCGAAGAATTCAGTGTTCGTTAGCTGGAGCATCATCATAAGAGACTGCAGATTTAGCGGGTGGGGCAGCTGGATCTTCTCAGGCCGGGCTGCTGCAGGTAGACAAAAGAACATCATCCGAGAAGCGTGAATTATGCCCCGCAAGCCGCCGACAAAAATACGCCACCATGAGTCTACCAGGGGGACACTGCTGCACCGAAAGTATTCAAGCCGGCTTTTTGGAAAACGACGAACGAAGGCTCTCACTTTATGACAAGTTATAGCAGAGTTCCCTTTAGCAGGACAACGTGCGACAGAACACCACGGATGAATGAATTTAACCGAGAATTCGGATAGCTAAGTaaagaagacgcagctgACGCTGGGCATAAGCTTGGAATTACGTACCTTCACTCTTGATCTGTTCCGCGCTCAGAAGGGTGCTGAGTAGCCTCTCAGATGGCAAGTTCTTGAGTTCAGCAAGACTTGTCTGATCGAGCTCTTCGCTCATGAATGTCAAAGAAAGAACCCGCCAGTGAGAGGAAGGTAGATTAGGGTCGGTTCGACCAACCTGATCTTCCTTCAGGGCTTGCTCGACGTCAGGAAGGTTAAGAGAGCTTTGAGCAAACATTGCAAGATAGGGAAGGGTCGTATGATTCACACTTTTCGAGGATTCGAAAGAAATCAAGTCATTTGAGTAGTGCCAGATCTGCATTTCAATCTCACGCCGATTCGCTTCACCTTGAAAGGTGTGCTCGGAAGGAGAATGGAAGAAGATGTGCTGGGCGGTGTACATTTCCGTTGTGTCTGTCGTAAACATCGCGCCGAGAGGAGTCAGGTGGTCGTGTGGAGCACGAACCTGGAAGATTTTGTCAGTCTTGTAAATCTCAACGTCGGTAAACTGGTGAGTGTATGTATAGAAGATATCCCCGCGTTTCCAAGGCCTAAACGTCCGAGGGAGCGATGTGGTACCTGAAAATGCATTCATGTACAGGTTGGTGAGATTTCGGTACTCCGGCTCTTGCAATCCCTCAATGTGGAGATCGACCGGCGACTGCTTCATACCCGTGGCACAAGTCCCCCCCCAGTCTTTGCCATGCTGCTTGTAATCCCAAGCGGATTCTGGTAAtgcagagaagcgaggaATAGTTCCTGTTGTCTGGACCTGTGGTTTCCACTCATCAACGGACGCTTGAAGCATTGACTGTGTCGGAGGCGTGGACACGCGGCGGAATGAGGCACCGCGGCGGGCACGTGCCATTGCCTCGTGGGCACCGACGGAGCTCAGGCGCTCAGCCTGCAAGATGTGGGTTTTTCCATGAGGAGCCGCGTCTTGAGAAATAACACGGTGGAAAGCTTGTACCGGATTCATCAACACGATGACGACGAAaaacgcgacggcgaggtTCAGGCAAGCGCATcgggcgcgagcggaaggCCCACTCGGCCTTGCAGGATGACAGTCTGCCATGGTAAAAGAGATTGACTAAACGAACAGGAACAGCCAATTTGTAGCAGTGCTAATCAAAGCTAAGAAGCCTGCCTGTCGGCGCAGCCTTCCCAATCATAAGACTGCGCTCCGCGTCCAAGCCTTTAAGGCCTACGCGGACTTGCCTTCTAGCCGCCTCGAGCTGCAGCCGGAGGGAAGACTTTCCTTCACGTCACCGGCGCAAGCAATGCAGAAGAATGGGTCCCAACGGGAGCGAAAAAAAGTGAATCCACCAGAGATGGGAGAAAATAAACTGGTATCCCCAAGCCTGAATGCACGCTGGGTCTTGTGTAGCGCTCGCTACCTTTTTGAGACAACGCCCCTCATCATCATCATTGCAGGGGCGCGGGCAACAACCTCAGCGACGTCCTGCCGCGGCTTGCTGTCTGAAGTTTTCTGCTAGAGATGAAAGATGCGGAAAATGGAGCCAGCGAAAACTCCGCATGTGTCGTTGCATCCGCAAGTCTTAAGCCTAAATGTTCCAAAGCTAATTTTGTCGTCACTCTAGggcttcttcctccagaATGCCATGCAGCCGCTGGGGGACAAGACACAGCCGTAGCCGCCGCATTGGCGTGATGCCGTTAGCGAGCGGGACTAAAATGGGAGTTACAGAGCCAGTTGAAAGGAAACTTTGCAGGCTCCATTCATTTCCCGTCAGCACCGACAAACGACCACGATATTTTCTGGCACATACCTCTTCACGGCATATTCGGTCCAATAAGGTACCAGCTCAACGAACACACCAGAAAGCCAACAatgtccgcggccgccaccaGACAGGGCAGCGATCGTCTGCCATGTCCGCTTCAACCAGCATACCACGCAATCTAGCTGATGTCAAAGGCGCAACAGAGTTTGGCATCGATTTGCTTGGCTTGATGTCGACTGCCCAAACTAGCGCGCCTGAAAAATGCATTTTCTCTTTCATTACTGAATCCTCTTCCCGACGGATAAAAATGGCCAGACAACTGAACGACACGCCGGGGCTCCGCAGTCATTTATCTTGCCACATGCCTTTTTCGCCGGTGTCACTTTCGACGGAGATACAGTGCCAAACAGGaagcaagaagaagaaaaaacaccgTTTCTGACCAGCGAGACAAACCCACCATCCATTCGGCGATCCCCTTCATAAGTCACGGCATACCCTTCGCAACCGGCTTGTTCTTCTACGTTTCAGGCGATCTACCTGCTCCGGTGCTTGGAGCGCGATCGGCTGAGTAGTCAGAGACGGTTAAACCATGTGGCTGCCTTAGCCACACAAGGATGTAGTCTTGCGTCGTTCCCTGGCGACTCCGAATCAAATGGAAAATGAATGACAAAGTGAATGGAGTGCATAACGACGGCCTCTTGCACCGCACCACATAAAGAAACGAAGATGCGAATGCGAGGTAGAGCGGGCACCACCGGGCCGGCGAACAAATCGAATCAAGGGCGCTGCATTGCTTCCCGCCAACGAAGGCCAGTGAGACTCAACTGAATGCTCCAAGTGACAACCTTACCTTTTGGCACCACACACTCGAAGACCGTGCTGGGCCGGCTCTGCAGTGTGTCTTGCTGCCTCGTTGTACCACCAGCATCCGAGTAAAAAGCGCAAATTTCACAGTCTTCCATCCGTCTCTGGATTGGTGCGGCAAACTGTAGTCTCGCAATAGATAGGGAAGCGgccccgcggcgagctgccccTTGTGAGCCGTTGTTTAGTGAGATGACTTGCCGTTCGTCTCCCGTTCTTGCTGAGCTGCTTTACTAAATCGAATACAAAGAAACTAGGTAGGTGTACGGCGGGTTACGCCGAGTACTCGAAACACCTGAAGCACATGTTCAGCTGCGTCGGCAAGTGCTAGTGCCTGTCCTGCGATGCCGCCTGTTCGTGCTTCATGCGCTCCATTCTCGGCAGCAACATCGGAACCGTACAGAAgctggcgaagaagcggaactGGCCTCACGTTGTGGTCGATGAGAAAAGCATGAGGTATGCGCACCAAGTTGGTTACAATAACATAGATAACATAGACGAGGCTGAGATATATCAGTTGCCTCCGGCAGTCTCGTATTGCGTGAGGGCGGTTGCGCGCCCGAGGGCTAGCACAGGGCCCCGCGTCACCTGCGGACTGCTCGAGCCTACCTCTGGAAAGGCACATACAGAAGTAAGCCATCATCCTGATTTGTACCTTCAACCGGGTTACACAAGGCTCTGCGTAGAGCAGGGAACAGCGCATCTGCCGGAAGGCTACTCCGACAGCCTCACGAGTGCACGGCTATATTGATAGTGGGCAGATGTGCTATGCCGTTTTTCCGGGGCGAAACTTTAGTACACAAAACTGTGACGACTGCCATTGCTCTCGATTGGCGGCACCATCACTACGGCCCTTATTGACGATGACAGCTTATAAATATGCCCATTCCTGTAGCTGAATACAACACAGGGGCTGAAGGTGCAGATAACATCATCATGGTGAACAAGGTCAAGCTTGGAAAAAAAGATGGTGCGCTATTCCAGTCTTCGAACGACTGTTTCTCAGCGCGAACCCATTGTCTCATAGAGTCCGATCCGCTGTACGTGCATAAGAAGAGGATTAGATGCAGCGCTGTCGCGGGCCCGGTAATGCCTGTCCGGTGAGCTGGATTTTCCTCACGTCATCCTTCCGCAGGAGTGTAAAAGGCAAGCTTACGGAAAAGTCTCATTGCTCGGTGTTTTCTCGCTCCGTGCGACAGCTTTTGTATGCCCACAGCGCCGAGCATCTACAATCGCATACGGGATTCAGCGCCGCGACAACACACCAATCTGGTAATATGGTTAGCTGAGCTCGTAGCTCGCCTGCGTTGTGCAAACTTCCGCGACTCAAAATAGAAAGGCGCAGCGACATGCCTAGGAATACGCCGTGCTTCCCCGCTGGCGTTGCCAGCATGAAGGGCATCGACGCTTTGCCAATTTTGGATGTACGTGAAAAGAACGGGATAGGATGATAGGGTGACTTTCCTTCACCTTTGGTTATCCTACCACTGCTGGGCGCCCTTCTCAGAGGTCAGGCCTTCCCGTCACGTCCTGCTGTGCGCAACCGTGCAACTGTGATAAAACGCTTTCCCTTTCTTCTCATAACGGCCCCCGCACTGTGTAGACAGCCAGAGTGTATTTTGTGTCTTTCGGTCTCCCAAGATTGTCAGGACTCCTTTGGCCGCCTTTCTTCGCAACACTCTCTTTTTTCATGGCGACCCCCGCTTCGTACCCTTCGAGCACGTGCATCAAGACAATCGCGCCGCTACCTGCATGTCTGCATGAGTGTATACGCATGCGACTGGGGCCGGCATTGGCGCGCTTCTCGAAGTGAATTCTAACAGCGGAAATGAGCTTTCGCCTTTCTGGGAGCTAGCCTTGAAGTCCTTTGCCTTGTACTGAATGAACAGACTCTCGCGTTTTGTGAGGACCCGTTCGTACTGCCCTGACTTGTTCTCCGGCTCGATGTTGCAAGGCACAGAAGAGGATGGGGCCGACGGAGGGGTCAGAGGCACAAAACGGTGCCGCAAGGACGATGCCGGCGACGCATCTGCCCGCCTGCTTCCGTCGATTCTCTGTCTCCAATCTCATGTTGTCCGGAGTTGTGTTGGCGGTCCAGCGTTTACCTTCCCGCTGCAACACCGAGGCTTTCAAGTCGGGTGTATATATACAACGCAGTTTGTAGATATGTACGTACACAAGGGAACAGTCCTTACTCCGCTTGCTTTGAGGACTCTACTTGACGGCGTAGCGCCGACATCGGAAGCCATTCGCCGAACAGAGGACAGACACAACCGCTCGCTTCGCACGGTGTGCGGACATCCTGGCAGCGCGCCTGCTCGTGcgtgccgcggaggcgaacccTGCAGTGACTGCCCTCCCACAAGAAACGAGGCCGAATGCTTCAGCGACTCCTCCATCGACTCCACTCTGGCGCCAGATAACCCGGAGAGCAGGAAGCTGAAGGGCTGGTCCACGAGGCCGCACGACTACATTGCCTCTGGCTTCATTGGCAACGTACCCCTTATCGCCGAGTTCTCCCGGTGGCTGCGCAGGATCCGCGGGTTCTACGCAGCTGGACAGT from Besnoitia besnoiti strain Bb-Ger1 chromosome V, whole genome shotgun sequence encodes:
- a CDS encoding hypothetical protein (encoded by transcript BESB_062910); this encodes MADCHPARPSGPSARARCACLNLAVAFFVVIVLMNPVQAFHRVISQDAAPHGKTHILQAERLSSVGAHEAMARARRGASFRRVSTPPTQSMLQASVDEWKPQVQTTGTIPRFSALPESAWDYKQHGKDWGGTCATGMKQSPVDLHIEGLQEPEYRNLTNLYMNAFSGTTSLPRTFRPWKRGDIFYTYTHQFTDVEIYKTDKIFQVRAPHDHLTPLGAMFTTDTTEMYTAQHIFFHSPSEHTFQGEANRREIEMQIWHYSNDLISFESSKSVNHTTLPYLAMFAQSSLNLPDVEQALKEDQVGRTDPNLPSSHWRVLSLTFMSEELDQTSLAELKNLPSERLLSTLLSAEQIKSEAARPEKIQLPHPLNLQSLMMMLQLTNTEFFAYDGSTTMPDCQENVRWYVARQPLPVATETMLRFYKMLNPQRLKSHEERDGNFRILQNVEDNMHNEGNVFLVQGFPLQVLIANSLGFDTMAKMSKEGAEMFQGWFTAAGTHVSAYSSTLPALAVSLVLLHTFGFRPAYW